A stretch of Coccidioides posadasii str. Silveira chromosome 2, complete sequence DNA encodes these proteins:
- a CDS encoding uncharacterized protein (EggNog:ENOG410PKXY~COG:O~TransMembrane:3 (o547-568i580-599o638-657i)), with product MASNMNLDNTTPSVNELREIIRLIQCRLCSRLLKSPVRLPCQETVCQGCLPPSHTRKHITYPIDKEREQGFYCTLKKTGGLETNPMECRAEHSLADCGLVVALDKVIENIAGRMNKLFLSNTVSSHDTAFTFETVDPTSLGLKLDDQALPLSSANGSTFAAMYRLAGQGQLPYDANITYVSQVEPVSSLDQFELEVFRDVQRSIKNELDCHICLALMVDPCTTPCGHSFCRLCLARILNHSDLCPVCRRKLSGYLHSSPVNLRLDGLISSFFPEQLAERKEALKVDGNGELDETNVPLFICTLAYPSTRTFLYVFEPRYRLMIRRVMESGNRRFGIVAPKSTASTQEDIADEAPFMEYGTVVEIDRFSPLPDGRCIIRSTGKYRFKVLESTVVDGYAVGKVERVEDVSIAQEEAYEASETGLPVPVEHDPKDEIDRLSTHRLFQIGLTYVAKCRASKATWLDDRIYKLYGPPPPDLRTFSYWFANVLPRPEDDRYSLLPVTTARDRLKIITRWIKKLESGEWALKSPYTIPRADLFLSAFRPVSSSLVATLQVVLGTLFVPVLLLLIYKFATKGSDSFPGPSSISFSILPFAFSFTYTYQSSSPPSAAQEGQQHHSRAQHCMNQGRGFVNPSFMDREYISKTVVLGAIFVLCISRVVRRVVEVVRLERDRAERLQRREARLGSLLNEATAGRPITFGDTIHGQNPAGRSETTQMTS from the exons ATGGCAAGCAATATGAATTTGGATAATACGACACCCTCGGTCAATGAGCTTCGAGAAATTATTCGCCTGATCCAATGCAGGCTGTGCTCCCGCTTGTTGAAATCCCCCGTGAGGCTACCTTGCCAGGAGACCGTCTGTCAAGGATGTTTACCTCCCTCTCATACCAGGAAGCATATCACTTATCCCATTGACAAAGAGCGAGAGCAAGGCTTTTACTGTACACTCAAGAAAACTGGTGGCCTGGAGACAAACCCAATGGAATGTAGGGCAGAGCATTCGTTGGCTGATTGCGGTCTTGTTGTGGCCCTAGACAAAGTCATCGAGAACATTGCGGGACGAATGAATAAACTGTTCTTAAGCAACACCGTTTCAAGCCATGATACGGCATTTACATTCGAAACCGTTGACCCTACAAGTCTGGGGCTGAAACTTGACGATCAAGCCCTGCCGCTGTCCTCTGCCAACGGGAGCACGTTTGCTGCAATGTACAGACTCGCAGGGCAGGGCCAATTACCATATGATGCAAATATCACGTATGTCTCCCAGGTTGAACCCGTCTCGTCGCTGGACCAGTTCGAGTTGGAGGTTTTCCGGGACGTGCAGCGATCTATTAAAAATGAGCTGGACTGTCACATATGCTTGGCCCTCATGGTTGACCCGTGTACGACTCCATGCGGTCATAGCTTCTGTCGCCTGTGCCTGGCGCGAATACTGAACCATTCAGACCTGTGCCCTGTTTGTCGCAGGAAGCTATCTGGCTATTTACATTCAAGCCCAGTGAACTTGCGTCTTGACGGGCTAATCTCATCTTTCTTCCCTGAGCAGTTAGCAGAACGGAAAGAAGCATTGAAGGTAGACGGAAACGGAGAACTTGATGAGACAAATGTGCCGCTGTTTATCTGCACCCTTGCTTACCCATCTACACGAACTTTCCTCTATGTGTTCGAGCCTCGGTACCGACTGATGATTCGCCGTGTTATGGAGAGTGGAAATCGCAGGTTTGGCATAGTGGCGCCAAAGAGTACGGCATCAACGCAAGAAGATATCGCAGATGAAGCACCGTTTATGGAATATGGGACAGTGGTTGAAATAGATCGGTTTAGCCCACTTCCGGATGGAAGATGTATCATACGCTCTACGGGTAAGTATCGATTCAAGGTGCTGGAAAGCACCGTCGTTGATGGCTATGCCGTGGGAAAGGTAGAACGCGTTGAAGACGTGTCGATCGCACAAGAAGAAGCCTATGAGGCATCCGAGACTGGGCTGCCAGTGCCCGTGGAGCATGACCCCAAAGACGAAATTGACCGTCTCTCCACCCATCGATTATTCCAAATTGGATTAACGTATGTTGCTAAATGCCGGGCAAGCAAAGCAACCTGGCTTGATGATCGAATTTACAAGTTATATGGACCACCTCCGCCGGATTTGCGAACTTTTTCTTACTGGTTTGCCAACGTTCTCCCGAGACCTGAGGATGATCGATATAGCCTTCTTCCAGTTACTACTGCGAGAGACAGACTCAAGATTATTACCAGGTGGATCAAAAAGCTCGAATCTGGAGAATG GGCCTTAAAGTCTCCTTACACTATTCCCCGGGCCGATCTCTTCCTTTCCGCTTTTCGCCCCGTATCTTCATCCCTTGTAGCGACTCTGCAAGTAGTTCTTGGCACTCTCTTCGTCCCTGTCTTGCTGCTTTTGATCTACAAATTTGCCACTAAAGGGAGCGACTCTTTCCCCGGTCCTTCTAGCATTTCGTTTTCTATTCTAccctttgctttttcctttACTTATACCTACCAATCTTCTTCTCCACCCTCAGCTGCCCAGGAAGGACAACAACACCATTCACGAGCTCAGCATTGTATGAACCAGGGCCGAGGCTTTGTTAATCCCAGTTTTATGGATAGAGAGTACATCTCTAAGACGGTTGTGTTAGGGGCTATATTTGTTTTGTGCATTTCTAGGGTTGTCAGGCGCGTCGTGGAGGTCGTCAGGCTCGAAAGAGATAGGGCGGAGAGGCTACAGAGACGGGAGGCCCGCTTGGGATCCCTCTTAAATGAGGCTACCGCTGGTCGCCCGATCACCTTTGGTGATACCATCCATGGGCAGAATCCCGCCGGCCGTTCGGAGACGACGCAGATGACTAGTTAG
- a CDS encoding uncharacterized protein (EggNog:ENOG410PKD6~COG:K~BUSCO:7012at33183), translating into MSKSKNSGPGGYHQEYITSLRYRNDLPVPDMPPKFLEVPHEGLEHFLSPGFVANMVRREELNIDVDAEGGMPIDLVGIPGLHLGDESAIMAPENPPLLDPADLPLLMTPDQLRNPAPRNANVSFLRRTQYIATAGSGRSVDSRIAPGGSKHKVQKPKPSRDDPSHIKKYIIKGFDIAYPKSKHTGEDTESQIRGLPATKAELDAWANPVHPDNPNLKPVGLFPIIPDLDGFPDPGGFLQFKFDKAPVQASAGKRDDRMDVAILLPSAPEERVCQEHASKTALHKANPSLYPDPGPIPWDYDLFLAEKEGSVKKIKNSLSLSNPNRDDADNYTHEGPDGTKYHRYDRLRTYATSTQVLNTDQKYKDIGLVLFDPAQANQDTRLTQKAAYYYPILGKTRLKPERSRTIAQAGLAPTRAKAKEEQVHQIQVSVRDPNPDETYKRATHRAQVDSKFAKNMPSPPDSAEEVIKDDIDAEGDEVHSP; encoded by the exons ATGTCAAAGTCAAAGAACAGCGGCCCCGGGGGCTATCATCAAGAATATATCACTTCACTTCGCTATCGCAATGATCTTCCCGTCCCTGATATGCCTCCTAAATTCCTGGAGGTCCCGCATGAGGGTCTAGAGCACTTCCTCAGTCCCGGGTTTGTAGCGAATATGGTGCGTCGCGAGGAGCTAAATATTGATGTTGATGCAGAAGGAGGAATGCCTATTGACCTGGTCGGAATTCCGGGTCTACACTTGGGTGATGAAAGTG CTATCATGGCTCCGGAGAACCCCCCTCTCCTTGACCCAGCTGATCTGCCTCTACTTATGACCCCTGACCAATTGAGGAACCCAGCCCCAAGGAATGCGAATGTGAGCTTTCTTCGCAGAACTCAATATATCGCCACAGCAGGATCTGGACGGAGTGTGGATTCGAGGATTGCGCCGGGAGGATCCAAGCACAAAGTGCAGAAACCGAAACCATCGCGAGACGACCCGTCGCACATCAAAAAGTATATTATTAAAGGATTTGACATCGCATATCCAAAGAGTAAGCATACAGGAGAGGATACAGAATCACAGATTAGAGGCTTGCCTGCCACTAAGGCGGAGCTCGATGCCTGGGCAAATCCCGTGCATCCAGATAATCCAAACTTAAAGCCAGTGGGGCTCTTCCCTATTATTCCAGATCTTGACGGCTTTCCGGACCCTGGTGGCTTCTTACAATTTAAATTCGATAAAGCCCCGGTTCAAGCTTCCGCAGGGAAGCGTGATGACCGTATGGATGTTGCAATCCTGCTCCCATCAGCCCCAGAAGAAAGAGTTTGTCAAGAACATGCTTCAAAAACGGCCCTCCACAAAGCCAACCCGAGTCTTTACCCCGACCCTGGACCGATTCCTTGGGATTATGATCTTTTCCTGGCTGAAAAAGAGGGCTCAgtgaagaaaataaagaatagTCTGAGCCTCTCAAACCCCAACAGAGATGATGCTGATAACTACACCCACGAGGGACCCGACGGAACCAAATACCACCGATACGACCGTCTTCGCACTTACGCGACTAGTACACAGGTCCTAAACACCGACCAAAAGTACAAAGATATCGGCCTTGTCCTCTTTGATCCAGCACAGGCAAACCAAGACACTCGTCTTACTCAGAAAGCAGCATACTACTACCCAATCTTGGGCAAGACTCGCTTGAAGCCCGAACGTTCCCGCACGATTGCCCAGGCTGGCTTGGCCCCTACTCGCGCAAAAGCAAAGGAAGAGCAAGTGCATCAAATCCAGGTTTCGGTTCGTGACCCGAACCCAGATGAAACGTACAAGAGAGCCACCCATCGGGCGCAAGTGGATTCGAAGTTTGCAAAGAATATGCCTTCTCCGCCAGACTCCGCTGAGGAGGTGATCAAAGACGATATTGATGCAGAAGGGGATGAGGTTCACTCGCCGTAA
- the CTA1_1 gene encoding peroxisomal catalase A (EggNog:ENOG410PHHM~COG:P) has protein sequence MVVNGNYGANPNYPSSFRRLQFNAVKASQEHEKWAGAVLAKQIPVTDEDYVQANGLWNVLGRQPGQQDNFVHNVSVHLCNAQETVRKRTYGMFSRVNKDLGARIEKATEALISQPRL, from the coding sequence ATGGTCGTCAATGGAAACTACGGTGCAAACCCGAACTATCCGTCCTCCTTCCGTCGCTTGCAGTTCAATGCAGTCAAGGCAAGTCAAGAACATGAAAAGTGGGCCGGAGCAGTCCTTGCAAAACAGATTCCAGTCACCGATGAAGACTATGTGCAAGCAAACGGACTCTGGAATGTCCTCGGCCGCCAACCTGGGCAGCAGGACAACTTCGTCCACAATGTCTCTGTGCACCTTTGCAATGCTCAGGAGACTGTCCGTAAGCGAACTTATGGCATGTTCAGCCGCGTGAATAAGGACTTGGGTGCTCGCATCGAGAAAGCCACCGAGGCCTTGATTTCCCAGCCACGCCTTTAA
- the ARP8 gene encoding actin-like protein arp8 (EggNog:ENOG410PKM7~COG:Z~TransMembrane:1 (o636-656i)~BUSCO:2938at33183) has translation MVGKKSGKAILKEEGLERTDNNMELTSWPQVVAINQKNYYTEYLKRDDQILAYRLQNEAARDRMAKNAKDRDRALAIKNEVPLPEPETEADGDTTMVDASGEKVQEVAGSKTIVIHVGSQNLRIGLASDALPKTVPMAIARKAEENEAEQDGGEPKPKRLKLDDGLPMEPEKMFGPEFASKYTTMCAELKAHMRANKRRTLPNSKEMVVNYNRRTPPETISEHNDPMRIEWTTVGPNDAPEYIVGEAALRIPDYSQPRYKLFWPIQSGWCNERDYDDKNMLFLDISLIMEDAIKTQLGLTRKKDWAQYSCVFVIPDLYEKAYVTQILDMLMREFGFGRVCFVQESLAGTFGAGYTAACVVDIGAQKTSICCVEEGMCIENSRVNLKYGGADVTDTFIKMMLFDHFPYDEINLNRRYDFLLAEELKRNVCTLNETNVSVQVFDFHLRASGQDTRKYTFKAYDEVILAPMGWFQPEIFDLSNKLKGRRKLIARTYDLYDGQPNDPVSAAQTAILTAIAPPLPTTNGDLSLNGSSNAPADVQSTPARFQHSNPLNRLQDLEATPRSSAAASPAPEVAATPQGGTSTPIPTGQSTAEVNPTRRPTVDERDDILPIFPLDDAIFTSITHASRLDNRRFTDFLGGILVIGGGSLISGFHSFLEERLQAKHPEHSNSVLVGAPPRELDPQVVAWKGASVFGKLNATNDSWIGSLEYDRLGSRVMTYKCMWNW, from the exons ATGGTGGGAAAAAAGTCGGGGAAGGCCATCCTGAAGGAGGAAG GCCTGGAGCGGACTGATAATAATATGGAGCTTACGAGCTGGCCGCAGGTCGTCGCCATCAACCAGAAGAATTACTATAC GGAATACCTGAAACGAGACGACCAGATCCTCGCTTATCGTCTACAAAATGAAGCGGCGAGAGATCGGATGGCAAAAAATGCTAAAGATCGGGATAGAGCCCTCGCGATCAAAAATGAAGTACCACTTCCTGAGCCAGAAACCGAAGCCGACGGGGATACCACGATGGTCGATGCGAGCGGAGAGAAGGTGCAGGAAGTAGCAGGATCCAAGACGATCGTGATCCATGTTGGGAGCCAGAATTTGCGAATCGGTCTCGCAAGTGACGCCTTGCCAAAAACCGTCCCAATGGCTATAGCGCGAAAAGCAGAGGAGAACGAAGCGGAGCAAGATGGTGGAGAGCCCAAGCCAAAGAGGTTGAAGTTAGATGATGGTCTACCTATGGAACCTGAAAAAATGTTCGGACCTGAG TTTGCTTCGAAGTACACAACGATGTGCGCGGAATTGAAGGCGCATATGCGCGCCAACAAGAGGAGAACACTTCCAAACTCAAAAGAGATGGTTGTCAACTACAACCGAAGAACGCCTCCAGAAACGATCTCGGAGCACAATGACCCTATGAGGATTGAATGGACTACAGTTGGGCCAAATGATGCACCTGAATATATTGTCGGAGAGGCCGCCTTGAGAATTCCAGACTATTCCCAGCCTAGATATAAACTCTTCTGGCCAATTCAGAGTGGATGGTGTAATGAGAGAGATTACGATGACAAAAATATGTTGTTCTTGGATATTTCTCTTATCATGGAAGACGCTATTAAAACTCAGCTAGGTCTCACGCGCAAGAAAGATTGGGCCCAATATTCATGCGTTTTCGTTATACCGGATCTTTACGAGAAGGCGTACGTCACGCAAATCCTTGACATGTTAATGCGTGAATTTGGCTTTGGTCGAGTTTGTTTTGTGCAAGAAAGTCTCGCGGGCACGTTTGGTGCCGGCTATACGGCTGCTTGTGTGGTTGATATCGGAGCACAAAAGACTTCCATCTGCTGCGTGGAAGAAGGAATGTGTATCGAAAATTCCCGTGTTAATCTCAAGTATGGCGGAGCAGACGTCACTGACACATTTATCAAAATGATGCTTTTCGACCATTTTCCATATGACGAGATCAACTTGAACCGACGATACGACTTCTTGCTGGCCGAGGAGCTCAAAAGAAATGTCTGTACATTGAATGAAACGAATGTTTCCGTTCAAGTATTTGACTTCCATCTCCGAGCTTCAGGGCAGGACACGCGGAAGTACACGTTCAAGGCTTATGATGAAGTTATACTAGCACCAATGGGGTGGTTCCAGCCCGAAATCTTTGATCTCTCCAATAAGTTAAAAGGAAGGCGAAAACTTATTGCCCGAACATACGACCTCTATGATGGACAGCCGAATGATCCCGTGTCCGCAGCTCAGACAGCAATCCTCACAGCCATTGCTCCACCTCTTCCAACTACTAACGGCGACCTCTCACTGAATGGGAGCTCAAACGCGCCCGCAGATGTCCAATCTACACCAGCTAGGTTTCAACATAGCAACCCTCTAAACCGCCTCCAGGATCTTGAAGCGACCCCACGCTCATCGGCGGCAGCTTCGCCAGCTCCAGAAGTCGCTGCAACTCCTCAGGGGGGCACGTCGACACCTATCCCTACGGGGCAAAGTACAGCTGAGGTGAACCCCACCCGACGGCCAACCGTCGATGAAAGGGACGATATTTTACCTATTTTCCCTCTTGATGATGCCATTTTCACCTCGATTACTCATGCGTCGCGCCTTGACAACCGACGGTTTACTGACTTCCTGGGAGGAATATTGGTTATCGGGGGTGGAAGCCTTATCTCGGGATTCCATTCATTCCTGGAGGAACGGTTGCAAGCCAAGCATCCGGAGCATTCCAACTCCGTCCTTGTTGGAGCTCCCCCGCGAGAACTTGATCCCCAGGTCGTTGCATGGAAAGGGGCCAGCGTTTTCGGAAAACTTAACGCCACGAATGACAGCTGGATTGGCAGCCTGGAATATGATCGCCTTGGCAGTCGAGTAATGACTTATAAGTGCATGTGGAACTGGTGA
- the ARL1 gene encoding Arf GTPase arl1 (EggNog:ENOG410PKEM~COG:U~BUSCO:13875at33183) translates to MGGSLSRLLSFGWWAKKEIRILILGLDNAGKTTLLYRLKIGEVVTTIPTIGFNVESVTYKNLNLNVWDLGGQTSIRPYWRCYYANTAAVIFVIDSTDIERLGTASDELAAMLNEEELRDAALLVFANKQDQPGAKGAGEISEALKLGELRDRNWSIVACSAIDGKGIDEGMDWLVQTVQSENS, encoded by the exons ATGGGTGGATCGCTCTCCAGACTCTTGTCCTTTGGATGGTGGGCGAAGAAAGAAATACGTATCTTGATTCTGGGACTT GACAACGCTGGGAAGACGACACTTCTCTATCGCCTCAAG ATTGGCGAGGTTGTAACCACGATACCTACAATCGGATTCAATGTCGAATCTGTCACATATAAGAATCTCAATCTCAACGTTTGG GATCTCGGAGGACAAACGTCGATACGCCCCTACTGGCGATGCTACTACGCCAATACAGCCGCCGTTATATTCGTCATTGACTCGACAGATATTGAGCGACTAGGCACAGCGTCAGATGAGCTAGCAGCAATGTTAAATGAAGAGGAACTCCGTGACGCGGCCCTTTTGGTTTTTGCAAACAAGCAGGATCAACCAGGTGCCAAGGGCGCTGGAGAAATTTCAGAGGCGTTGAAGTTGGGTGAACTGAGAGACAGGAATTGGAGTATAGTTGCTTGTTCTGCTATTGATGGTAAAGGCATTGACGAAGGTATGGATTGGTTGGTG CAAACTGTTCAGTCAGAAAATTCATGA
- the RER1 gene encoding retention in endoplasmic reticulum protein 1 (BUSCO:402005at4751~EggNog:ENOG410PM5F~COG:U~TransMembrane:3 (o37-55i62-79o147-164i)~BUSCO:13863at33183): MDVPEPDQTPFTAVTAQTSRIAQQYQAYLDACTPFTLYRWLGTGALLCIFFLRIVLAQGWYIVAYTLGIYLLNLFLAFLQPKFDPSLTQDEGLEDGEAHASSLPTKQDDEFRPFIRRLPEFKFWHSATRAITIAFLCSWSEIFNIPVFWPVLVVYWLILFSLTMRRQIQHMIKYRYVPFSFGKTRYGRT, from the exons ATGGATGTGCCAGAACCCGATCAGACTCCTTTTACCGCAGTGACGGCACAAACATCGAGAATAGCGCAA CAATACCAAGCCTATCTCGATGCATGCACACCATTCACTCTTTATCGATGGCTGGGAACGGGCGCCCTGCTTTGTATATTCTTCCTAAGGATTGTTCTCGCGCAAGGCTGGTATATTG TTGCCTATACCTTGGGAATCTACCTTTTGAATCTCTTCCTCGCTTTTCTACAACCGAAATTCGATCCATCCCTCACACAAGATGAAGGTCTGGAGGATGGTGAGGCTCATGCGTCTTCGCTTCCAACAAAGCAGGATGATGAGTTCCGCCCCTTTATCCGACGACTCCCCGAATTCAAGTTTTGGCATTCCGCGACGAGAGCCATCACAATTGCTTTCCTCTGCTCATGGTCCGAGATCTTCAACATTCCCGTTTTCTGGCCGGTGTTGGTGGTCTACTGGTTAATCCTCTTTAGCCTGACGA TGCGACGACAAATCCAACACATGATTAAATATCGCTATGTTCCCTTTTCTTTCGGCAAAACGAGATATGGCCGGACTTAA
- the CTA1_2 gene encoding peroxisomal catalase A (EggNog:ENOG410PHHM~COG:P): protein MGADDKANHSTYRYNEVPVYTTSQGCPVMDPESSQRIGENGPLLLQDFHLIDLLAHFDRERIPERVVHAKGAGAYGEFEVTDDISDITTIDMLKGVGKKTKLVTRFSTVGGEKGSADSARDPRGFAVKFYTEEGNWDWVFNNTPIFFLRDPSKFPIFIHTQKRNPQTNLKDATMFWDYLSTHQEAIHQVMHLFSDRGTPYSYRHMNGYSGHTYKWIKPDGTFNYVQIHCKTDQGNKTFNNEEAHKMSAENPDWHTEDLFKAIERGEYPSWTCYVQVLSPEQAEKFRWSVFDLTKVWPQSEVPLRRFGRLTLNKNPENYFAEIEQAAFSPSHMVPGVEPSADPVLQSRLFSYPDTH from the exons ATGGGTGCAGACGACAAGGCCAACCATT CCACCTACCGTTACAATGAGGTTCCCGTATATACCACCTCGCAGGGTTGCCCG GTTATGGATCCGGAGTCTTCCCAGAGGATCGGCGAAAACGGACCCCTCCTGCTCCAGGATTTCCACCTGATCGATCTTCTGGCACACTTTGATCGCGAGCGGATTCCAGAGCGTGTAGTCCATGCCAAAGGAGCTGGAGCTTATGGCGAATTCGAAGTTACCGATGATATTAGTGACATT ACCACTATCGATATGTTGAAGGGCGTGGGGAAGAAGACTAAGCTTGTAACTCGCTTCTCCACCGTTGGCGGAGAGAAGGGATCCGCCGACAGTGCCCGCGACCCTCGTGGATTTGCCGTGAAGTTTTACACCGAAGAGGGCAATTGGGACTGGGTGTTTAATAATACGCCTATTTTTTTCCTGCGTGACCCCTCGAAGTTCCCGATCTTCATTCATACCCAGAAGAGAAACCCGCAGACCAATCTGAAGGATGCAACCATGTTCTGGGACTACCTGTCGACCCATCAGGAGGCTATCCACCAAGTTATGCATTTGTTCAGCGACAGAGGCACTCCTTATTCATACCGCCATATGAACGGGTACTCTGGCCACACATACAAGTGGATTAAGCCCGATGGCACCTTCAACTACGTTCAGATTCACTGCAAGACCGATCAGGGCAACAAAACCTTTAACAACGAGGAGGCACACAAAATGTCAGCTGAAAACCCCGACTGGCACACTGAAGATCTCTTCAAGGCTATTGAGAGGGGTGAATATCCATCTTGGACTTGCTACGTCCAAGTGTTGAGTCCTGAGCAGGCCGAGAAGTTCCGATGGAGCGTTTTCGACCTGACCAAGGTTTGGCCCCAGAGTGAAGTCCCTCTTCGACGCTTCGGACGCCTCACCCTCAACAAGAACCCCGAAAACTATTTTGCCGAGATCGAGCAGGCTGCTTTCTCTCCGTCTCACATGGTTCCCGGTGTCGAGCCATCCGCCGATCCGGTTCTGCAATCCAGACTATTCTCCTACCCTGATACCCACTGA
- a CDS encoding uncharacterized protein (SECRETED:SignalP(1-23)~EggNog:ENOG410PHD3~COG:S~TransMembrane:4 (n4-14c23/24o57-84i139-160o172-191i212-231o)) — MRRFQISVAAYLVLDFLGWVALPQEIINSTFTVEKQYVFRRMTEISLEELAIRTGSVIGFAAAATAMIVQLHAFASAVIVGLGIHDPEEWPLMYGRISDAWSVRRFWGLVWHQQLRRPLVSYSDLLTYKVLRIPKRNGILARYVRVGFVFALSGILHVVTDHTMGIPVRESGAMDFFLTQALGIALEDILFTTHRFNDERRRRGPKVFRSKALGYLWTMAFFVWTAPVWTYPAMRHSSPQKIKPVPFSVFKYLFG, encoded by the exons ATGCGCAGATTTCAAATATCAGTTGCAGCGTACTTGGTTTTGGATTTCCTTGGCTGGGTAGCCTTGCCGCAAGAAATCATAAATTCGACCTTTACGGTGGAAAAGCAGTATGTCTTTCGCAGAATGACTGAAATATCCCTCGAAGAACTTGCGATTCGGACCGGATCAGTGATAGGTTTTGCTGCGGCCGCCACGGCCATGATTGTCCAGCTGCATGCCTTCGCGTCTGCAGTCATCGTGGGATTGGGAATTCACGATCCGGAAGAATGGCCATTGATGTATGGGCGTATCTCAGATGCCTGGTCTGTCAGGCGATTCTGGGG TTTGGTCTGGCATCAGCAGCTGCGTCGACCCTTAGTATCATACTCGGACCTTCTCACATACAAGGTACTACGCATCCCGAAGCGTAACGGGATATTGGCCAGATATGTCCGTGTAGGGTTCGTGTTCGCATTGTCTGGGATTCTGCACGTGGTGACGGACCATACGATGGGCATCCCCGTTCGAGAGTCGGGAGCCAtggatttttttttgaccCAGGCTTTGGGAATAGCTCTCGAAGATATATTGTTTACCACTCACCGATTTAATGACGAGCGGCGTCGACGCGGCCCAAAGGTGTTCAGGTCCAAAGCTTTGGGCTATCTCTGGACTATGGCCTTCTTTGTCTGGACAGCGCCCGTCTGGACGTATCCGGCCATGAGACACTCTTCTCCCCAGAAGATCAAACCCGTGCCTTTCTCGGTGTTCAAATATTTGTTCGGATGA